In the Gallaecimonas pentaromativorans genome, one interval contains:
- a CDS encoding sensor domain-containing diguanylate cyclase, translated as MNPEQLRQEIAQLRRENARLKRLAADTKEKLDAALDGTGLCLWQQHVPSGKLVIFNRRWGAMLGFEPKELNAHFDVWRDRLHPDDRDQVLAAFQSHLDGDSPFYQVMHRMLGKDGTVTWVLDRGRVVERDENGKPLRVMGTHIDITKEKEYELKLAELAHQDPLTGLANRSALAKDFARLKAAGPLCLAFIDLDDFKTVNDNLGHRSGDELLIQLTERLLALLPEDVCLGRIGGDEFVMLLPLDAASPALETLAQHCIDALEPPFELDNGQARVGMSIGIERVTADDSFNEVMVRADLAMYQVKKAGKHGFQCNR; from the coding sequence ATGAACCCAGAACAACTTCGCCAAGAAATCGCCCAGCTGCGCCGGGAAAACGCCCGCTTAAAGCGCCTTGCCGCCGACACCAAGGAAAAGCTCGATGCCGCTCTGGACGGCACTGGCCTGTGCCTTTGGCAGCAGCATGTGCCCAGCGGCAAGCTGGTGATCTTCAACCGCCGCTGGGGCGCCATGCTGGGTTTTGAGCCCAAGGAGCTTAACGCCCACTTTGATGTCTGGCGCGACCGCCTGCACCCGGACGACCGCGACCAGGTGCTGGCCGCCTTTCAAAGCCACCTCGATGGCGACAGCCCCTTTTACCAGGTCATGCACCGGATGCTGGGCAAAGACGGCACCGTCACCTGGGTGCTGGACCGGGGCCGAGTGGTGGAGCGGGATGAAAACGGCAAGCCTCTGCGGGTAATGGGTACCCATATCGACATCACCAAGGAAAAGGAATACGAGCTCAAACTCGCGGAGCTTGCCCATCAAGACCCGCTCACCGGCCTTGCTAACCGCAGCGCCCTGGCCAAGGACTTTGCCAGGCTCAAGGCCGCCGGCCCGCTGTGCCTTGCCTTTATCGACCTTGACGACTTCAAGACGGTGAACGATAACCTCGGCCACCGCAGCGGCGACGAGCTCTTGATACAACTCACCGAGCGGTTACTGGCCTTGCTGCCAGAAGACGTGTGCCTGGGCCGGATAGGAGGCGATGAGTTTGTGATGCTGTTGCCCCTGGACGCCGCCAGCCCCGCCCTTGAAACACTGGCCCAGCACTGCATCGACGCCCTGGAGCCACCTTTTGAGCTGGATAACGGCCAGGCGCGGGTTGGCATGTCCATCGGCATCGAAAGGGTGACGGCGGATGACAGCTTCAACGAAGTGATGGTCAGAGCCGATCTGGCCATGTATCAGGTCAAAAAGGCCGGCAAGCACGGCTTTCAGTGCAACCGCTGA
- a CDS encoding anti-sigma factor, with amino-acid sequence MPANQRYRNPELIQLLAGHYFLGTLRGRARDRFETLLVSEKGARQALVYWEQRLAPCYELVPELSPPERVWQRLQHQIAPAANSAPRPSWWMAAAAIVLAVLLTWQWAKPGAPLSPQVAVIQGGQSQPLWAVKRQGQQLQVKALGEVANPDKDYQLWLVSSTSGPLSLGLLPQAGSRTLAWPSSYSGKQLAVSLEPVGGSPTGQPTGPVLYLSQLVVL; translated from the coding sequence ATGCCTGCAAACCAAAGATACCGAAATCCAGAACTGATCCAGCTGTTGGCGGGGCACTACTTCCTGGGCACCTTGCGTGGCCGGGCTAGGGACCGCTTCGAAACCCTGCTGGTAAGCGAAAAAGGCGCCCGCCAGGCCCTGGTTTACTGGGAGCAGCGGCTGGCGCCCTGTTACGAACTGGTGCCTGAGCTTTCCCCGCCAGAGCGGGTTTGGCAGCGCTTGCAGCACCAAATCGCCCCCGCTGCCAACAGTGCCCCGCGGCCCAGTTGGTGGATGGCTGCCGCCGCCATCGTGTTGGCGGTGCTGCTGACTTGGCAATGGGCCAAACCCGGTGCGCCCCTCTCGCCTCAGGTGGCGGTGATCCAGGGCGGTCAATCGCAACCCTTGTGGGCGGTGAAACGCCAAGGCCAGCAATTGCAGGTAAAAGCGCTGGGTGAGGTGGCCAATCCCGACAAAGATTACCAGCTGTGGTTGGTCAGCAGCACCAGTGGGCCATTGTCGTTGGGGTTATTGCCGCAGGCGGGCAGCCGCACCCTGGCCTGGCCATCGTCCTACAGTGGCAAGCAATTGGCGGTGAGCCTTGAACCTGTGGGCGGCTCTCCCACAGGCCAACCCACAGGGCCGGTGCTTTACCTGAGCCAACTGGTGGTGTTGTGA
- a CDS encoding ATP-binding protein, with amino-acid sequence MHRSYLSGMTAGLSLLTLGFIQMAAATPSTTQEAAESHWRLGIGASSKQKAYKDIDRKNRVLPLVSYENRYIQLQGPELAIKLPKPGPEGNSLLKNLLENAIEHAPPHSQVQVALLPHELSVRDWGAGVDESQLPHLFERFWRGAHRRDRGAGLGLAICQEIALAHGWHLAASCQEPGLLITLTVA; translated from the coding sequence ATGCACCGCTCTTACCTATCCGGCATGACTGCCGGGTTATCGCTGTTGACCCTCGGTTTTATCCAAATGGCCGCTGCCACGCCAAGCACGACGCAAGAGGCAGCAGAGTCTCATTGGAGGCTTGGGATAGGCGCCTCGAGCAAACAAAAGGCCTACAAGGACATCGACCGTAAAAACAGGGTGTTGCCACTGGTTAGCTATGAAAACCGCTATATCCAATTGCAAGGCCCAGAACTCGCCATCAAACTGCCGAAACCAGGGCCAGAGGGCAACAGCCTACTCAAAAACTTGCTGGAAAATGCCATCGAACATGCCCCGCCCCACTCCCAGGTGCAGGTCGCTCTTTTACCACACGAACTTAGCGTGCGTGATTGGGGAGCAGGGGTAGATGAAAGCCAATTGCCGCACCTTTTCGAGCGCTTCTGGCGAGGCGCCCATCGCCGTGACCGCGGCGCTGGCCTTGGCCTTGCCATTTGCCAGGAGATAGCCCTCGCCCACGGTTGGCACCTAGCGGCATCCTGCCAAGAGCCGGGGCTGCTAATAACGTTAACCGTCGCCTAA
- a CDS encoding serine hydrolase domain-containing protein has translation MSLPLIALALTLTAEPPLELRMDHFIDNLRQDFAVRSGMAVVMVKGDKVIYRGNFGYADIAAQKAVTDDTRFYIASITKPLFTLAWLQAKGPQSLNSTLAEQFPAIPFAPAIEADKVTVKELLTHSAGLSGDLLENAVAITGLHDQPRRRQMLSLLTVNPQAPRGQFQYTNLGYDILGEALSPDWQQVLTDQVLRPLGMTHTSASVPAEAALPYSFFSAQRYQPLYLKKTQQTLHPAGGVFATSGDMAKLLAAELNQGRIDGRQALPAGIIALSQTPAVSLEAKRGDFARTAYALGWYVGQYKGHRTYHHFGSFDGFRPHLSFMPGAGLGLVILDNESELNDKLTDLIADYGYGLMLGEAHLDARLGQRQQALKAMVFGYRQKLLAKEEAYRQRPYQFSQDPRRYTGRYHHPLAGDIVVTGSLAKGFHLSWGPLHSAVTAYGERDSIRVKLRPTHPQVVRFEVADGKVNALLLGGMRFEALALNE, from the coding sequence ATGAGCCTGCCACTTATCGCCCTCGCTTTAACCCTCACCGCCGAGCCGCCTCTAGAGCTGCGCATGGACCACTTCATTGACAACCTGCGCCAGGACTTTGCGGTGCGCTCAGGCATGGCGGTGGTGATGGTCAAGGGCGATAAGGTGATATACCGGGGCAACTTCGGCTATGCCGACATTGCCGCCCAAAAGGCGGTGACAGACGACACCCGCTTTTATATCGCCTCCATCACCAAACCGCTGTTTACCCTGGCCTGGTTGCAGGCCAAAGGCCCGCAGAGCCTCAACAGCACCCTAGCCGAGCAGTTCCCGGCCATTCCCTTTGCCCCAGCCATTGAGGCAGATAAAGTCACCGTCAAGGAGTTACTGACCCACAGCGCCGGGCTCAGTGGCGACTTGCTGGAAAACGCCGTAGCCATTACCGGCCTGCACGACCAGCCCCGGCGCCGCCAGATGCTGAGCCTGCTGACAGTCAACCCGCAGGCGCCCCGTGGCCAGTTCCAGTACACCAACCTGGGTTACGACATTTTGGGCGAGGCCCTTAGTCCCGACTGGCAGCAGGTGCTCACCGACCAGGTGCTTCGCCCCCTTGGCATGACCCACACCAGCGCCTCGGTACCGGCCGAGGCGGCCCTGCCCTATTCCTTTTTCAGCGCCCAGCGTTACCAGCCCCTTTACCTGAAAAAGACCCAACAGACCCTGCACCCGGCCGGCGGCGTTTTTGCCACCAGCGGCGATATGGCCAAGCTGTTGGCGGCAGAACTTAACCAGGGCCGGATTGATGGCCGCCAGGCCCTGCCGGCCGGCATCATCGCCCTGAGCCAAACCCCGGCGGTCAGCCTTGAGGCAAAAAGAGGCGACTTTGCCCGCACCGCCTACGCCCTTGGCTGGTATGTGGGCCAGTACAAGGGCCATCGCACCTACCACCATTTCGGCAGTTTTGACGGCTTTCGCCCACATCTGTCTTTTATGCCCGGCGCCGGGCTTGGCTTGGTTATTCTCGATAACGAGAGCGAGCTTAACGACAAGCTCACCGACCTTATCGCCGATTACGGCTACGGCCTGATGCTGGGCGAGGCGCACCTCGATGCCCGCCTTGGCCAACGCCAGCAGGCCCTTAAGGCCATGGTCTTTGGCTACCGGCAAAAGCTGCTGGCAAAGGAAGAGGCTTACCGGCAGCGGCCATATCAGTTCAGCCAAGACCCCAGGCGCTACACCGGCCGCTACCACCACCCGCTGGCGGGGGATATCGTCGTTACCGGCTCCCTTGCCAAGGGCTTTCACCTCAGCTGGGGGCCACTGCACTCGGCTGTTACCGCCTATGGCGAGCGCGACAGTATCAGGGTCAAGCTGCGCCCCACCCACCCCCAGGTGGTTCGATTTGAAGTAGCAGATGGCAAGGTCAACGCCCTTTTGCTGGGCGGTATGCGCTTTGAAGCGTTGGCGCTTAACGAATGA
- a CDS encoding RNA polymerase sigma factor, with the protein MQENTSLPQLMAGIVRKDKAAFSHFYRITSGKVYGLCVSMVGPGARADDLMQDTYLKIWHQAERYQPELGTVMSWLMAIARYRCLDALRAEKRHGEVPIEQDWLASGAPEQSEQWQHQELKAHINECLGQLAERQRRSLWLAFFHGFSHLEITERMDQPLGTVKSWIRRGLMRLQQCLQTKDTEIQN; encoded by the coding sequence ATGCAAGAAAACACCAGTTTGCCGCAGTTAATGGCCGGCATCGTCCGCAAGGACAAGGCGGCGTTTTCCCACTTTTACCGCATCACCTCTGGCAAGGTTTACGGGCTTTGCGTGTCCATGGTGGGGCCGGGGGCCCGCGCCGACGATCTGATGCAAGACACCTATCTGAAGATCTGGCACCAGGCAGAACGTTACCAGCCTGAGTTGGGCACGGTGATGAGCTGGCTGATGGCCATTGCCCGGTATCGCTGCCTGGACGCGCTGCGCGCCGAGAAGCGCCATGGTGAAGTGCCAATAGAGCAAGACTGGCTAGCCAGCGGCGCGCCGGAGCAAAGCGAGCAATGGCAGCACCAGGAACTTAAAGCCCATATCAATGAATGCCTGGGGCAACTGGCCGAGCGCCAGCGCCGCAGCTTGTGGCTGGCGTTTTTTCACGGCTTTAGCCACCTGGAGATCACCGAGCGCATGGACCAGCCCCTGGGCACAGTAAAAAGCTGGATCCGCCGAGGCCTGATGAGACTACAACAATGCCTGCAAACCAAAGATACCGAAATCCAGAACTGA
- a CDS encoding NAD-dependent epimerase/dehydratase family protein: MMSNSKVLVLGATGGIGGEVARHLADTGWQVSALARRQVVGEHPAVHWLLGDAMDASAVAKAAKGCEVIVHAVNPPGYKNWAGLALPMLEHTLAAAKAQKATVLLPGTLYNYGPDSFPLIDEAAPQQPLTRKGVIRVAMEQRLRAFADEGGQAIVVRAGDFFGPRAGNNWFAQWVRPGKAVTRVVNPGSCGHQWAYLPDLAKAMVEVLVKRQQLPAFSNLHFEGHWDSDGKQMANAIADVARRYTGKAPKMTGFPWAWVPALGLFNETLRELNEMRYLWQQPVRLDNSQLQALLGAEPHTPLHQAVEESLRGLGCL, from the coding sequence ATGATGAGCAATAGCAAGGTGTTGGTGCTGGGAGCGACTGGCGGTATTGGCGGTGAAGTGGCGCGTCACTTGGCTGATACCGGTTGGCAGGTCAGCGCTTTGGCCCGGCGGCAAGTGGTTGGCGAGCACCCTGCCGTGCATTGGTTACTGGGCGATGCCATGGATGCCAGCGCGGTTGCCAAGGCCGCCAAGGGCTGCGAGGTGATAGTGCATGCCGTGAATCCGCCGGGCTATAAAAACTGGGCGGGCCTGGCCCTGCCAATGCTTGAGCACACCCTGGCGGCGGCCAAGGCTCAGAAGGCGACGGTGTTACTACCCGGCACACTTTATAACTACGGGCCGGACAGCTTTCCATTGATCGATGAAGCGGCGCCTCAGCAGCCACTTACCCGCAAAGGGGTTATCCGGGTGGCAATGGAACAGAGGCTCCGAGCCTTTGCCGATGAAGGCGGGCAGGCCATTGTGGTGCGGGCAGGAGACTTTTTCGGCCCGCGAGCAGGCAATAACTGGTTTGCCCAATGGGTGCGCCCCGGCAAAGCGGTGACCCGGGTGGTCAACCCCGGTAGCTGCGGCCATCAATGGGCCTATCTGCCTGATCTGGCTAAAGCCATGGTTGAGGTACTGGTAAAGCGCCAGCAGCTGCCTGCTTTTTCCAACCTGCATTTTGAAGGGCATTGGGATAGCGATGGTAAGCAGATGGCCAATGCCATTGCCGATGTGGCGCGCCGTTACACCGGCAAAGCGCCAAAGATGACGGGTTTTCCCTGGGCATGGGTACCAGCGCTGGGGCTCTTTAACGAAACGCTGCGCGAACTCAATGAAATGCGTTACCTGTGGCAGCAACCGGTGCGCCTGGATAACAGCCAGCTGCAAGCGCTGTTGGGCGCTGAGCCGCACACGCCGCTGCACCAGGCGGTCGAGGAAAGCCTGCGGGGCTTGGGCTGCTTGTGA